The following proteins are encoded in a genomic region of Chloracidobacterium sp.:
- the rpsQ gene encoding 30S ribosomal protein S17 has translation MPNKKTEGSEEIAVNASSTAGAEDKPNTRKRAERIGIVASDKMTKTVTVRVDRVVKHPVYRKYVKRRKKFMAHDEMGAKVGDKVRIIETRPLSARKRWRVVEIVQKAEV, from the coding sequence ATGCCTAACAAGAAAACAGAAGGATCAGAAGAGATCGCCGTAAACGCAAGCTCAACAGCGGGTGCCGAAGATAAACCGAATACCCGCAAGCGTGCTGAGAGGATCGGCATCGTCGCTTCGGACAAGATGACAAAGACCGTTACTGTGCGGGTCGATCGTGTCGTTAAGCATCCGGTGTATCGCAAATATGTCAAACGCCGCAAGAAGTTCATGGCGCATGATGAAATGGGTGCAAAGGTCGGCGATAAGGTCAGGATCATCGAGACACGGCCGCTGTCGGCGCGAAAGCGTTGGCGCGTGGTCGAGATAGTTCAGAAGGCGGAAGTTTAA
- the rplX gene encoding 50S ribosomal protein L24, translated as MAKTGTVKSKIKRGDQVVFIAGKEYNRFDSAGKRQPYRGKVIAVDARNGKVKVEGAMMVKRHRKPVPQLNREGGIIEQEAWVNISNVSLIDPETGKPTRVKIELRDGQKVRVAKSGKVIAGTEWVRKEPAKLDEIEAPAPEA; from the coding sequence ATGGCTAAGACAGGAACAGTGAAAAGCAAGATCAAGCGCGGTGATCAGGTCGTCTTTATTGCGGGCAAGGAATATAACCGCTTTGACAGCGCCGGCAAACGGCAGCCGTACCGCGGCAAAGTGATAGCTGTCGATGCGCGCAACGGCAAGGTCAAGGTCGAAGGGGCAATGATGGTTAAGCGCCATCGCAAGCCGGTGCCGCAGCTTAATCGTGAAGGCGGTATCATCGAGCAGGAAGCGTGGGTGAATATTTCAAATGTATCGCTTATCGACCCTGAAACAGGCAAGCCGACGCGGGTAAAGATCGAACTGCGTGACGGGCAGAAGGTCCGTGTGGCAAAGAGCGGCAAGGTGATCGCCGGCACTGAATGGGTGCGAAAGGAGCCTGCGAAATTGGATGAGATCGAGGCTCCGGCCCCCGAAGCATAG
- the rpsS gene encoding 30S ribosomal protein S19, which translates to MPRSLKKGPFIDLSVQKTLRRIADGGSKPPAIKTWSRRSTITPDMVGLTFGVHNGKRHVPVFVTENMVGHKLGEFSPTRVFKGHPGTKAEKAAKRK; encoded by the coding sequence ATGCCACGTTCATTGAAAAAAGGACCGTTCATCGATCTGAGTGTACAGAAAACGCTGCGACGCATCGCAGATGGCGGATCAAAGCCGCCGGCGATAAAGACATGGTCGCGCCGTTCGACGATCACGCCCGATATGGTAGGGCTGACATTCGGGGTGCATAACGGCAAGCGTCATGTGCCCGTATTCGTAACGGAAAATATGGTCGGCCATAAGTTGGGTGAGTTTTCACCGACGCGCGTCTTCAAAGGGCATCCGGGTACAAAAGCGGAGAAGGCGGCTAAGAGAAAGTAA
- the rplN gene encoding 50S ribosomal protein L14 → MIQMQTSLAVADNSGAKRVVMIMPVGGSTSKIARLGDTIKVTVKEAAPDGTAKKGKVYNAVIVRTHKEVRRKDGTYIRFDDNAAVLIKDDGTPVGTRVFGPVARELRERNFMKIVSLAPEVI, encoded by the coding sequence ATGATTCAGATGCAGACCTCTTTGGCGGTCGCGGACAATTCGGGGGCAAAGCGTGTGGTGATGATCATGCCGGTCGGCGGCTCTACGTCAAAGATCGCACGCCTTGGCGACACGATAAAGGTTACGGTAAAAGAAGCGGCCCCTGACGGGACCGCCAAGAAAGGAAAGGTCTATAACGCCGTCATCGTTCGCACCCATAAAGAAGTACGCCGAAAGGACGGGACATACATCCGTTTTGACGATAATGCGGCCGTTCTGATCAAGGATGACGGTACGCCGGTCGGCACACGCGTCTTCGGGCCTGTTGCCCGCGAACTGCGTGAACGCAATTTTATGAAGATCGTGTCCCTGGCTCCGGAGGTCATCTAG
- the rpsN gene encoding 30S ribosomal protein S14 has product MAKISKIVKNNVRKDTVKLYAERRAAAKAIINDPRSTPEEVDAAVVKLQKMPRDASPIRVRNRCSQTGRPRGYLRKFGVSRVSLRDLALEGQIPGVVKSSW; this is encoded by the coding sequence ATGGCGAAGATCAGCAAGATAGTAAAGAACAATGTTCGAAAAGATACGGTGAAGCTCTACGCCGAGCGCAGGGCGGCGGCGAAGGCGATCATCAACGATCCGCGCTCGACCCCGGAAGAGGTCGATGCGGCGGTTGTGAAACTGCAGAAGATGCCGCGTGACGCCTCACCGATCCGTGTGCGAAATCGTTGTTCTCAAACCGGACGCCCGCGCGGGTATCTTAGGAAATTTGGGGTCTCGCGTGTTTCGCTTCGCGATCTTGCACTTGAAGGGCAGATCCCGGGCGTAGTGAAATCAAGCTGGTAG
- the rpsJ gene encoding 30S ribosomal protein S10, translating to MLNEKIRIKLKAYDHRVLDQSTAEIVNTAKRTGARIAGPIPLPTVKNKWTVLRSPHVDKKSREQFEIRTHKRLMDILDPTAETVDALMKLDLPAGVDVEIKAFGKN from the coding sequence ATGTTGAACGAAAAGATCCGCATCAAATTAAAGGCTTATGATCACCGCGTTTTGGATCAGTCCACGGCGGAGATCGTAAATACTGCAAAACGCACCGGAGCAAGGATAGCGGGCCCGATCCCTCTTCCGACGGTGAAGAACAAGTGGACGGTGCTTCGTTCGCCGCACGTTGATAAGAAATCGCGTGAGCAGTTCGAGATCCGTACGCACAAGCGTTTGATGGATATTCTCGATCCGACCGCGGAGACGGTAGATGCTTTGATGAAGCTTGACCTTCCGGCCGGTGTGGATGTCGAGATCAAAGCGTTCGGAAAGAATTAA
- the rplP gene encoding 50S ribosomal protein L16: MLQPKKVKRRRVMKGRMRGKATRGEKLSFGDFGLKTLEAAWITDRQIEAARIAMTRHVKRGGKIWIRIFPDKPITRKPAETRMGSGKGAPDHWVAVVKPGRVLYEIEGVEESLAREAMQLAAQKLAIKTKFVTRADLEGGVV; the protein is encoded by the coding sequence ATGTTACAGCCGAAAAAAGTAAAACGCCGAAGGGTAATGAAGGGCCGTATGCGCGGCAAGGCTACGCGTGGTGAGAAGCTGAGCTTTGGCGATTTTGGGCTTAAGACGTTGGAAGCTGCATGGATCACGGATCGCCAGATCGAGGCTGCTCGTATCGCGATGACCCGCCATGTAAAACGCGGCGGTAAGATCTGGATCAGGATCTTTCCTGATAAGCCTATCACGAGAAAGCCTGCGGAAACCCGTATGGGCTCGGGTAAAGGAGCCCCTGATCATTGGGTAGCCGTAGTGAAGCCGGGACGTGTGCTGTACGAGATCGAAGGTGTTGAAGAGTCGTTGGCGCGCGAGGCAATGCAGCTTGCAGCCCAGAAGCTTGCCATCAAGACCAAGTTCGTGACACGCGCTGACCTCGAAGGAGGCGTTGTTTAA
- the rplW gene encoding 50S ribosomal protein L23: MSKLGTWDILRSPVITEKSLILKEDSTDEESGRKTGQVLTFRVDKKATKTAIKGAVEEIFNVKVAAVRTVNYDGKLKRRGRIEGRRPNWKKAYVTLKKGEPMVDYAEAI; the protein is encoded by the coding sequence ATGAGTAAACTTGGGACTTGGGATATTTTGAGATCACCGGTCATTACTGAAAAGAGTCTGATCCTGAAGGAGGACTCGACCGATGAGGAAAGCGGCCGCAAGACCGGACAGGTATTGACCTTTCGCGTTGACAAGAAGGCGACAAAAACGGCGATCAAAGGTGCGGTGGAAGAGATCTTTAATGTAAAGGTAGCCGCGGTCCGTACCGTTAATTACGACGGCAAGCTAAAGCGTCGAGGCCGTATCGAAGGGCGGCGTCCGAATTGGAAAAAGGCTTATGTGACCCTCAAGAAGGGCGAGCCAATGGTCGATTACGCTGAAGCGATCTAG
- the rplE gene encoding 50S ribosomal protein L5, whose amino-acid sequence MARLREKYKNEIAPALAKEFEIKNPMAIPRIEKIVVNMGLGEASANAKILDVATEELKAVTGQKPVVTKAKKSIAAFKLRQGMAIGTMVTLRGNRMYEFLDRLISVALPRVRDFRGISGKAFDGRGNYTLGIREQLIFPEIDFNKVDKSRGMNISIVTTAQNDDQARSLLKAMGMPFRQ is encoded by the coding sequence ATGGCGAGACTTAGAGAAAAATATAAGAACGAGATCGCTCCGGCACTTGCCAAGGAGTTTGAGATCAAGAACCCGATGGCGATCCCGAGGATCGAGAAGATCGTTGTCAACATGGGCCTGGGCGAAGCTTCGGCAAATGCCAAGATCCTCGATGTTGCGACCGAAGAGCTGAAAGCTGTTACCGGACAGAAGCCCGTCGTTACGAAAGCGAAGAAATCCATCGCGGCGTTCAAGCTCCGTCAGGGGATGGCGATCGGAACAATGGTAACGCTTCGCGGCAATCGGATGTATGAGTTTCTCGACCGCTTGATCTCGGTTGCTCTGCCTCGCGTTCGCGACTTTCGCGGCATCTCGGGCAAGGCGTTTGACGGCCGAGGCAATTACACCCTCGGCATTCGCGAACAGTTGATCTTTCCGGAGATCGACTTTAACAAGGTGGATAAGTCGCGCGGAATGAATATATCGATCGTTACAACGGCACAAAATGACGATCAGGCCCGTTCGCTGCTAAAAGCGATGGGGATGCCGTTCAGACAGTAA
- the rplV gene encoding 50S ribosomal protein L22, whose amino-acid sequence MEAIAKTKYLKGSPRKARLVIDLIRGENVSRALSILRFTDKRAADPISRCLNSAIANATYKAEQLNIAIDPDDLWVKTCFVDMGPTKNRRRMRPAPQGRAYREQRHYCHITIEVTSDDKPKTEKELKAEAAKSKKAEAKPKAKAAAPKKEAKTKAEEVKPVEEVVVEAVEETPVAENTVDQAAEAPEIVEAAAEEVSGGETTTEEATDQSDSEEADK is encoded by the coding sequence ATGGAAGCCATTGCAAAAACAAAATATCTGAAAGGCAGCCCGCGAAAAGCGCGGCTGGTGATCGACCTGATCCGCGGCGAAAATGTTTCACGCGCATTGTCGATCCTGCGCTTTACCGATAAGAGGGCAGCCGATCCCATTTCAAGGTGCCTTAATTCGGCGATCGCGAACGCCACCTACAAGGCGGAGCAGTTGAATATCGCGATCGATCCGGATGATCTTTGGGTAAAGACCTGCTTCGTTGATATGGGTCCGACAAAGAACCGTCGCCGAATGCGTCCCGCACCGCAGGGCCGTGCTTATCGCGAACAGCGTCACTACTGCCATATAACGATCGAGGTCACAAGCGACGATAAGCCGAAAACGGAGAAGGAACTAAAGGCTGAGGCTGCGAAGTCGAAGAAGGCCGAAGCCAAGCCGAAGGCAAAAGCTGCGGCTCCGAAGAAAGAGGCTAAGACCAAGGCGGAGGAAGTGAAGCCGGTCGAGGAAGTTGTGGTCGAGGCTGTGGAAGAAACGCCGGTTGCAGAGAATACCGTCGATCAGGCGGCAGAAGCACCGGAGATCGTTGAAGCGGCCGCGGAGGAGGTTTCGGGGGGCGAAACAACGACAGAGGAAGCCACTGACCAGAGCGATAGCGAGGAAGCTGATAAATAA
- the rplC gene encoding 50S ribosomal protein L3, with protein sequence MITGIIGRKMGMTQLFAEDGTVTPVTVIKAGPCVVIQTKSAAGRDGYNAVQLGLVEDKPIRLKNVSKPLRGHFEKTGGGTPPTRVLKEIRLGSEPEAVVGDQIKADIFADGDRIEVVGRSKGRGFAGTVKRHKFARGPESHGSMNVRRPGSIGQSAYPSRVIKGTKSSGHMGDERVTVRGLTIAKVDTENDLIMVRGAVPGANGSLVVVRKS encoded by the coding sequence ATGATTACTGGGATCATTGGCAGAAAAATGGGTATGACGCAGTTGTTTGCGGAGGATGGCACGGTTACGCCTGTAACGGTCATCAAAGCAGGGCCTTGCGTTGTGATCCAAACGAAGAGTGCGGCGGGCCGCGACGGCTACAATGCCGTGCAGCTCGGGCTGGTCGAGGATAAGCCGATCCGTCTCAAAAATGTCTCGAAACCGCTTCGCGGGCATTTTGAAAAGACCGGCGGCGGCACTCCTCCGACACGTGTGCTCAAGGAGATCCGCCTTGGTAGTGAACCGGAAGCCGTTGTCGGTGATCAGATCAAGGCTGATATCTTCGCCGATGGCGACCGTATCGAGGTCGTCGGGCGGTCAAAAGGACGCGGTTTTGCGGGAACGGTCAAGCGGCATAAGTTCGCGCGCGGCCCTGAGTCGCACGGTTCGATGAACGTACGCCGTCCGGGTTCGATCGGGCAGTCGGCATATCCGTCGCGGGTCATCAAGGGAACGAAATCGAGTGGCCACATGGGAGATGAGCGCGTTACCGTCAGGGGCCTGACGATCGCCAAGGTCGATACCGAGAACGATCTGATCATGGTTCGCGGAGCGGTTCCCGGTGCGAACGGCAGCTTGGTCGTAGTTAGGAAATCGTAG
- the rplB gene encoding 50S ribosomal protein L2 — MGIKRLKPTSPARRYQTYLTRDELTPGAAPEKSLLEPKKRISGRNSDGRITIRRRGGGHKRFYRVIDFKRDKAGIPGKVSQIEYDPNRSAHIALITYLDGEKRYILAPVGLKVGTIVLSGEDADILPGNALPIKNIPLGTEVHNIELRPGKGGQMVRSAGGFAQIVAKEGDHAQLRMPSGEVRKIPVVCMATVGQVGNTEHENVSLGKAGRSRWLGKRPKVRGVAMNPVDHPHGGGEGKTSGGRNPVTPWGQPTRGYKTRRNKRTQNMIVKDRRRK; from the coding sequence ATGGGAATCAAGAGACTAAAGCCAACTTCACCGGCACGCCGCTATCAGACGTATCTGACACGCGACGAATTGACGCCGGGAGCAGCACCCGAGAAATCGCTGCTCGAACCGAAGAAGAGAATTTCAGGCCGGAATAGCGACGGACGTATCACTATCCGGCGGCGCGGCGGCGGCCACAAGCGTTTCTACCGCGTGATCGATTTTAAGCGTGACAAAGCCGGTATCCCTGGAAAGGTCTCGCAGATCGAATACGATCCGAACCGCTCGGCTCATATTGCGCTTATCACCTATCTTGACGGAGAGAAGCGTTACATCCTCGCTCCGGTGGGCCTGAAGGTCGGCACGATAGTCTTGAGCGGTGAGGATGCGGATATCCTGCCGGGTAATGCGTTGCCGATCAAGAATATCCCGCTAGGAACCGAGGTTCACAATATTGAGCTTCGTCCCGGAAAAGGCGGCCAAATGGTTCGCAGCGCAGGCGGTTTTGCTCAGATCGTTGCGAAAGAGGGCGACCACGCACAGCTTCGTATGCCGTCAGGCGAGGTTCGGAAGATCCCTGTCGTGTGCATGGCGACCGTCGGCCAGGTAGGCAACACCGAGCATGAGAATGTTTCGCTTGGTAAGGCCGGACGCAGCCGGTGGCTCGGAAAGCGGCCGAAGGTTCGCGGTGTGGCGATGAATCCTGTTGATCACCCGCACGGCGGCGGCGAGGGTAAAACATCGGGCGGCCGCAATCCGGTAACGCCGTGGGGCCAGCCGACACGCGGTTATAAGACACGCCGCAATAAGCGTACGCAGAACATGATCGTCAAGGATCGAAGAAGGAAATAG
- the tuf gene encoding elongation factor Tu gives MSKEKFDRSKPHVNIGTIGHVDHGKTTLTAAITKVMSKHNPKMAFRSFDSIDNAPEEKARGITIATSHVEYETANRHYAHVDCPGHADYVKNMITGAAQMDGAILVVAATDGPMPQTREHILLARQVGVPAMVVFMNKVDMVDDAELLELVEMEIRELLSSYEFPGDDIPVVQGSALKALEGDAAWEPKIDELMQAVDDYIPTPTRETDKPFLMPVEDIFTIQGRGTVATGRIERGQINVNEPVEIVGIKETRNSVVTGVEMFKKLLDSGMAGDNVGLLLRGVDRKEIERGQVIAKPGTITPHTKFKAEAYVLTKEEGGRHTPFFTGYRPQFYFRTTDVTGVAHLPAGVEMVMPGDNIQMEIELIAPIAMEKGLRFAIREGGRTVGAGTVSEIVE, from the coding sequence ATGAGCAAAGAGAAATTTGATCGGTCAAAGCCGCACGTGAACATCGGGACGATCGGGCACGTTGACCACGGGAAGACGACATTGACGGCAGCGATCACAAAGGTGATGTCGAAGCACAATCCGAAGATGGCGTTTCGGTCGTTCGATTCGATCGACAACGCACCTGAGGAGAAGGCGAGAGGTATCACGATCGCGACATCGCACGTTGAGTATGAGACTGCGAACAGGCATTACGCACACGTTGACTGTCCGGGGCACGCTGACTACGTGAAGAATATGATCACGGGAGCGGCACAGATGGACGGAGCGATCCTTGTGGTGGCGGCGACGGACGGGCCTATGCCGCAGACACGCGAGCACATCCTGCTTGCACGTCAGGTAGGTGTGCCTGCGATGGTCGTATTCATGAACAAGGTGGATATGGTCGATGACGCGGAGCTGCTTGAGCTTGTGGAGATGGAGATCAGAGAGCTTTTGTCGAGCTATGAGTTTCCGGGCGATGACATTCCTGTTGTGCAGGGCAGTGCGTTGAAAGCACTTGAAGGCGATGCAGCATGGGAGCCGAAGATCGACGAGTTGATGCAGGCGGTGGATGATTATATTCCGACCCCGACGCGCGAGACGGACAAGCCGTTCCTTATGCCTGTGGAAGATATCTTTACGATCCAGGGCCGCGGAACCGTGGCGACGGGAAGGATCGAGCGCGGTCAGATCAATGTCAACGAGCCTGTCGAGATCGTAGGTATCAAGGAGACGCGGAACAGCGTTGTTACCGGCGTCGAGATGTTCAAGAAGCTTCTTGATTCGGGAATGGCAGGCGACAACGTAGGGCTTCTTCTGCGCGGTGTTGACCGAAAGGAGATCGAGCGCGGACAGGTTATAGCCAAGCCGGGCACGATCACGCCGCATACGAAGTTCAAGGCCGAGGCGTATGTGCTGACAAAGGAAGAGGGCGGGCGTCACACGCCGTTCTTTACAGGCTATCGTCCGCAGTTCTATTTTCGGACAACGGACGTTACCGGAGTTGCACACTTGCCCGCCGGTGTCGAGATGGTGATGCCCGGCGACAACATCCAGATGGAGATCGAGCTGATCGCCCCGATCGCAATGGAGAAGGGGCTTCGCTTCGCGATCCGCGAAGGCGGCCGCACGGTCGGAGCGGGAACCGTTTCGGAGATCGTCGAGTAG
- the rplD gene encoding 50S ribosomal protein L4, which yields MPTVKVRNLKNKEVGDIELADAVFGVDLNEALIHSAVMNFQANGRQGTSATKTRGNVSGSGRKLWKQKGTGRARIASLRSPLWKGGGNVHGPQPRDWSYNMPKKMRRGALRSALSERLREGNLIVIEDFAFKAPKTSEFIGAINALKLAVDNKQVKTLIIDSLDNENLVLSSRNVQKTKVTNSFGLNIYDIVYHEKLLISKAAVAELIDLLDPKREVATADAPAAEEKPKKKKEAAPRSETKVQDAEPASVTAVEEAPEAEVSEEADGNE from the coding sequence ATGCCTACCGTAAAGGTTCGCAATTTGAAGAATAAAGAGGTCGGTGATATTGAGCTCGCTGATGCCGTATTCGGCGTCGATCTTAACGAGGCTCTTATCCACTCGGCAGTGATGAATTTCCAAGCCAACGGCCGTCAGGGCACGAGTGCCACTAAGACGCGCGGAAACGTGTCAGGTTCGGGACGAAAGCTCTGGAAGCAGAAAGGTACCGGACGTGCTCGTATAGCATCGCTTCGCTCGCCTTTGTGGAAAGGCGGCGGTAATGTCCACGGGCCGCAGCCGCGTGATTGGTCATACAATATGCCGAAAAAAATGCGGCGCGGTGCGCTGCGTTCGGCATTGTCAGAGCGGCTTCGCGAAGGGAACCTTATCGTTATTGAGGATTTTGCGTTCAAAGCTCCGAAAACCAGCGAATTCATCGGTGCGATCAATGCGTTAAAGCTCGCGGTTGATAATAAGCAGGTGAAGACGCTGATCATCGATTCGCTCGATAATGAGAATTTGGTCCTTTCTTCGCGTAATGTGCAGAAGACGAAGGTTACGAATAGCTTTGGGCTGAATATTTACGACATCGTTTACCACGAAAAGCTTCTGATCTCGAAGGCAGCGGTCGCTGAGCTGATCGATCTCCTCGATCCGAAGCGCGAAGTGGCGACCGCCGATGCTCCTGCCGCTGAAGAAAAGCCGAAGAAAAAGAAAGAAGCGGCTCCGAGATCCGAAACTAAGGTACAGGATGCCGAACCGGCATCGGTTACCGCGGTTGAGGAAGCACCTGAAGCGGAAGTAAGCGAGGAGGCTGACGGCAATGAGTAA
- the rplR gene encoding 50S ribosomal protein L18 — translation MGQKSRSDIRQGVHSRIRKKVQGTADRPRLAVFRSLNHIYAQVIDDRAGKTIATASTTEKALGLKTGGNIDAAKSIGKAIAERARAAGVSNVVYDRGGYVYHGRVKALIDATREAGLNDHDKANQENND, via the coding sequence ATGGGACAGAAAAGCAGATCAGATATACGACAGGGCGTACACAGCCGTATTCGAAAGAAGGTTCAGGGAACCGCGGATCGGCCGAGGCTCGCCGTCTTTCGCAGCCTCAATCATATCTACGCGCAGGTGATCGATGACCGGGCGGGAAAGACCATTGCGACAGCATCTACCACCGAGAAGGCTCTCGGCCTTAAGACCGGCGGCAATATCGATGCGGCAAAGAGCATCGGCAAGGCCATCGCCGAGAGGGCACGTGCGGCCGGCGTTTCAAACGTGGTATATGATCGAGGCGGTTACGTTTATCACGGCCGTGTCAAAGCATTGATCGATGCTACGCGCGAGGCAGGCCTGAACGATCACGATAAGGCAAATCAGGAAAATAATGATTAA
- the rplF gene encoding 50S ribosomal protein L6 yields MSRVGKKPIKIPAGVTVTVNDATLEVKGPKGTLSTPIPNGVTFKQEDGILTAERSGDDIAAFHGLARALANNAVVGVTEGFTQEMDIVGVGYKADVQGKKINFSLGYSHPVVYELPDGIEAKAERVNTKAGITQYQTTITLSGIDKQKLGQVAAELNRLRKPDAYKGKGVRYADRYYRLKPGKTGK; encoded by the coding sequence ATGTCACGAGTAGGAAAGAAACCGATCAAGATACCGGCGGGCGTAACGGTTACCGTCAACGACGCGACGTTGGAGGTTAAGGGGCCAAAGGGCACTCTCTCAACCCCGATCCCGAACGGCGTAACCTTCAAGCAGGAAGACGGCATCCTGACCGCTGAGCGGTCCGGTGATGATATAGCCGCGTTCCACGGCCTTGCGAGGGCTTTGGCGAACAATGCCGTGGTCGGCGTTACCGAAGGATTCACGCAGGAGATGGATATTGTCGGCGTTGGATACAAGGCAGATGTTCAGGGCAAGAAGATCAACTTCTCGCTGGGGTATTCGCATCCCGTTGTTTATGAACTTCCGGATGGCATAGAAGCTAAGGCCGAGCGCGTCAATACGAAAGCCGGCATCACACAATATCAGACGACGATCACGCTTTCCGGCATCGATAAGCAGAAGTTGGGGCAGGTCGCCGCTGAGCTTAATCGCCTTCGAAAGCCGGATGCATATAAAGGAAAGGGCGTTCGTTACGCTGACAGGTATTACAGGTTGAAGCCGGGCAAGACCGGTAAATAA
- the rpmC gene encoding 50S ribosomal protein L29: MKRKEQIDQLREMNADELKDQADALKESLFRLKFRKALGVGETLKDIRREKKTLARVYTMLNQPKADSEG, translated from the coding sequence ATGAAACGCAAGGAACAGATAGATCAGCTTCGCGAGATGAATGCTGATGAATTGAAAGATCAGGCCGATGCACTCAAGGAGTCGCTTTTCAGATTGAAATTCAGGAAAGCTCTCGGTGTCGGTGAAACGCTTAAAGATATCCGCCGCGAGAAGAAAACGCTGGCTCGGGTCTATACGATGTTGAATCAGCCGAAGGCGGATTCTGAAGGTTAA
- the rpsH gene encoding 30S ribosomal protein S8, whose product MVMTDPIADMLTRIRNAIAANHPRVDIPGSKLKMEVARILKEEGYINSYSAKGEGVQYEIRVFLRYDAKGASSITNLRRVSKPGRRVYVGSAQIPKVLGGYGINIISTSKGLMSGKQAKAANVGGEVLAEIY is encoded by the coding sequence ATAGTAATGACAGATCCAATAGCAGATATGTTGACGCGGATCCGCAATGCGATAGCGGCAAATCATCCGCGCGTCGATATTCCGGGTTCGAAGCTGAAAATGGAGGTTGCCCGCATCCTCAAGGAAGAAGGCTACATCAATAGCTATTCGGCCAAAGGCGAAGGCGTACAGTACGAGATACGCGTGTTCCTTCGCTACGATGCAAAGGGCGCCTCGTCGATCACGAACCTTAGGCGCGTTTCCAAACCGGGAAGGCGCGTTTATGTTGGCTCGGCCCAGATCCCGAAGGTTCTCGGCGGCTACGGCATAAATATTATCTCGACCTCGAAGGGGTTGATGAGTGGTAAGCAGGCCAAGGCCGCAAATGTCGGCGGCGAGGTGCTTGCGGAGATCTATTAG
- the rpsC gene encoding 30S ribosomal protein S3: protein MGQKVHPYGFRVGYNKDWHSHWFAKHEFAEFLAEDLKLKRELKKKFAGGGVSHIDIERAAARLKIIIYTSRPGIIIGRKGAEIEKLREDYARKTGREVLISIQEIRHPELNAQLQAEKIAQQLEKRIMFRRAMKKAIEESLRFGAQGVKVMIAGRLNGAEIARTEWNLQGRLPLHTLRADIDYGFAEALTTFGIIGIKVWIYRGEILDPNASIARGTTSDPMNEVKVERGAMRERRPRRDDRR from the coding sequence ATGGGACAGAAAGTTCATCCATACGGCTTTAGGGTCGGTTACAACAAAGATTGGCACTCGCATTGGTTCGCCAAGCACGAGTTCGCAGAGTTCCTTGCCGAAGATCTGAAGCTCAAGCGCGAGCTGAAGAAGAAATTTGCGGGCGGCGGCGTTTCGCATATTGATATCGAACGTGCTGCGGCTCGCTTGAAGATCATCATCTACACGTCGCGTCCCGGCATCATTATCGGCCGCAAAGGTGCCGAGATCGAAAAGCTTCGCGAGGATTATGCACGTAAGACCGGCCGCGAGGTGCTTATTTCGATACAAGAGATCCGTCATCCTGAACTGAATGCACAACTTCAGGCCGAGAAGATCGCCCAGCAGCTCGAAAAACGCATCATGTTCCGCCGGGCGATGAAGAAAGCGATCGAAGAATCTCTCCGCTTCGGCGCTCAGGGAGTGAAAGTGATGATCGCTGGCCGCTTGAACGGTGCTGAGATCGCACGAACCGAATGGAATCTTCAGGGCCGCCTGCCGCTTCACACGCTTCGCGCCGATATTGATTACGGTTTCGCCGAGGCGTTGACGACATTCGGCATCATCGGGATCAAGGTATGGATCTATCGCGGCGAAATACTCGATCCGAATGCATCGATCGCACGCGGGACGACGAGCGATCCGATGAATGAGGTCAAGGTCGAACGCGGTGCCATGCGTGAGCGGCGTCCGCGAAGGGACGACAGGAGATAG